The genomic region ATCGGAATCTTTAGGCGCTCGACGGCTTGCGCTCCCAGTCGTACTAAAAAGCCACGGATAGCGCCCCGCGGCGCAAGTCCGTTGGAGGTAAAAAAACGGTAGAGCGCCCCCATCATTTGCGCAATGGTCAAGTCGGCCATGTGGGGGATGCGGTCGGTGACGGTTTCACGGTTGTACTTGCGTTCATGCTTGCGGATGTAGAGCCGTGCGAACAGTCGCGCCGTTGCTTCTTCGGAGTCTGCAAACCCTTGCACTACGCGGCCAATGTCTATCGAACCAGATGACGCGCTTACTCCGAGTGCCTTCAACTCATGGACAACATCACGCATCTGCAACGCCGTCATCTGCAACGCCGGAACCAGCCGATACGATGCAACCACCTTCACCTCTTCCAACGTCTCGTTGTACTCTTCCACAACGATCTCGCTTGCCGCTTCTGCCATGCTGGCAAGCCATTGCAGCAGGCCGTCGATTGCTTGCTCGGTCGCACCTGCGAAGATGTCCCGCACCATGATGGGCGCAGCTTCATCTCCGACAATCTCAGCGGCAAGCCGTTCCGCTTCGCTTTCTTGTTCTCGTGTCAACGGTAACGCCGCCGCTTTCTTCTTGGACGGTGGTGGCGTAGCTGCTGAATCGCCAATCGCCCCAGATGGGAACGCATCTTTTAGTGACATAGGGAAGTCTCTTTGTCTTGGGGATTTATCAGCCCCGGCATGATGCCGGGGCTGACCATTGTAGTACTATCCAGCGTTATGCTGGCGCGTTTACTTCGACCGCTCCGAAGTAGCTCCCCGAAGTGATGTTCAGGGTGGCAGGTGTGGTGAAGTCTGCTGCAAAGTTCGGGAACGTCGCAGCGTCCAGTGTGATCGTGATTGCGTCGGTTGCTTTTAGTATAGTGAACAGATACTCCAGCGAGCCGTTAGCTGCAATCGTTGGCTTGTTCTTGAGCTTGACAAGCAACCCGATGTAGTCGTGTTTGCCTTCGATGGCGCGGCCTTCGCCGTGTCCCTCCAGAACGACCATAATGATCTTCCCTTGCGCCGCAGCGGGGAAGGTGAAGTACTCAGCCATTCCGGTCTGATCCGTGGTGATCTTTAGCTCATACTTGTACTTCGAGCTTGTGGTTACTTCGTTCCCCCCCTCTGTGGTCTTTGTGTTCTCCGAGAACCCGGTGTTCAGTTCGGTGTTGGCACGGATTGGGCCAGCCACGAACGTATCTGCTGGGGATAGTGCATCCCCATCGGTGTTGGCTACGGCCTTTAGATACCAGTAGTCAGAGCCGAAGTCTTGCATCCGCTCTTGCAAGGCTTCCAAAGAAAAGGTTGGCATGTGCGTCTCCTGATTGGTGTTTGATTACCGCCAGCTTGGGGCCGTCTATGAAACCGATACCGATACAGCTTTTGTGTTTTCTATTGCCGTCGCACCGAGGTCATCCAGTGCATCGGCGGGTGTCTCTTCTTCGGCTGCAACTTGCTTTGCAGGAACATCGCTGAGCACTTCATCGCAGCGATGTCGTTGGCTTTGCAGGTGTGCGAGTTCCTCAGCAGATACCCGAATAACCGCGCCTGCTTGGGGTGTTGGTTCGTTGCCGCGATGGCGGCGGTATGGGTGCGAGAGTCGAACCAAATACGTCTCTGCGTTTGAGTAGTTTTCCATATCGTTTCCCATGATGTTGCGCACCGCTTCAATGGACTCAGGTCGCCAGAGCGTTGCGTTGTGAGTTGCCAGCGGTCCAGTGTTCCCGTTGTGCCGAATGACAACGTAAAGGTCTTCCCTGCGAAGGTCTTCCACTGTTCCACGTGGAAAGGTTCCCAAGAACAGGTTATCCTCTCCGATCTGTTTGTCTTGGAACGGATACCGATCCCACCATGTGCGATGGTAGCAGAACGTCCCGCCCATGATGTACGGGTTGCCGCTCGGTATCTGTTGGCTGTTGCTGTATCGCAGCACCTGCCTATCTGATGGCCAAAAGAAGTATCCGCAGTTCATCCCGTTTATCAGCGTCATCGGGTCACGGAGCAGCCGTTGCACTTGCACCGCGATGCGGTCGGGGTGATGCCAATCGTCATCGTCCCAGTGAATGATGACCGCGCCGCGTGGGGATTGCGCAATGGCTTTGTTCCGCTTGGCTCCAATAGTCCCCGCCCCGTCAACAACAACAATCTCGCGAAGGTGAGCCGGATAGCTTTGCCGTTCAAAGTACATCCGCGCCAACACTGCGAACTCGGAGCGGCTCTCCGTGGTTGGCATGATTGCGACAACGTGGGGAAGTGTCATCATGGCTTCCCCTTGCGTGATGTTGATCTCCGATATTGAGCGATGAACAGGATGAACGTCGTTGCGTCAACCATGCCGTTGGCTCCGTCTTTGATCCGTGGGTGATAGGTCTCAATCTCGAACCCCACCATCGTCCCCCACTCAGTACCAGCATCATACCCAACAGCCCCATCGGATGAAGAAGCGCGGTAGGTGAAGAGCGCGGCGCGAACCGATTGCAGCAAGGTGTCGGTAAGGTCATCTATCTCCGTTGCTTGCGCCGTGTATCTCAGTTCAAGCATGCACTGCGTGGTCTCTATCTTCCCCGCCTCTCTCTTGGGGTCTTGCTCCACGGCGGTGTCTATCACCTTCCAAACGCCATGCGGCTTGCCCCCTTGTGGGGCGATCCGTTCACGGAAGGTGATCCCTTCCACCGTGCTAAACAGCGCGAGCAACTCACCGCGAACCATCGCCCTTGCGCTTGTGTAGTCACCCATTGCTCCCCTCTGTGATGTCGTGGATATTGCTCAGCATCGTTGTGTGCGGCGTTCGGCTTCGGTCATCCCGCCGATACCGATACGCGGCCAAGTGCTCTTCCAGTGCGTAGAGGTGTGCGTTCCTGGGTTCCGTGTCGTGGACAACAACCACCTCAGCCGTTACCCCGAGTTCCTTCATCCGCCGCAAAACAGCAGCACGCCCGAACCCCTCCGACTCGCAGTCAATGAGTACCAACCCGATACGCTTCGGCAGTAGCTCGACAGCCTTCCAGCTTGCCTCGGTGAGGTGAACCGTTGCGCGACTCAGCACCGTCGGTGATGTCGTTTTGTAGAGCCACTCCCTGTCAGTCTCCACAACGATGTGTTCCGTCTTTAGCTCTTGTGCGAACGCGGAGATCAGCGAAGTGGAGTGATGACCTGCACCAAACTCCACGACGGGCAAGGGGAGCGGGCAAGGGGTTCCATCTATCTCGCTGATAAGGGCGTTCATCTTGGAGCTTGATAACATGAACGCCAGCCCCGTTGCCAGCAATGGCACGTGCGTGCCATAGCTATGCGGGTAGTCAACGCACAGGCTGATGAGGCTCATCGGTTTGGTCGTTAGGTTTGATCCCATAGCCGGACGATTTCCGTTGCGAGAGTGGACTCCATCGCAGGCACTTCCTTCCCTTCCCAGTCCTCAACCCCGGGGTAAAAGAACGGACGCTCTGGGAACGAGACGTTGAACTCACTTGCGAACTCATGGAACAGCGGATACAGTAGCTTCTGCGTGTCAATGCCGTACTCCACTGCCAACCCGTTGGGAATCGTCTCCGGTTCAAAGAGGCTATTGGGCGCGTTGGGTGCTAAGCCTCTGACGGTGTCCCCGCTACGTATGGCGATGCGTGGCGATGTGGACTTGACCCCTTTCGGTGGTCCAGCTTTGTCCATGTGTCGAACGATGTACGGTTGCAAGCGATACGCGCCGCGCTGAATGGCTCCCTTCGCTATTGGAGCTATCCCCGAAAGGATGGCCGTAAAGCCGCGTTGCACATCCGAGAAATCCGCAGAGTTGTCAGCCATTACACGCCCCTCCGTTTATACTCTGCTAACCGCTTTTTCCATGCTGGTTCAACCTCCAAGAAGATTGTTGTTCGACCTCCGAGGCCTGCCCCATCGGTTGCCGATTCTTGCTTCAATCCGAACCGCCTTGCGCCTTGCTCCGATTGCTTCCATGCCTCGGTAACGAGGTCAAGCATACACCGCTGGATCAGCATCGGAATCTCCGTATTCCCGTCGTTCGTTCCCACGGTATACCCCACCAGTAAGGTGGCGCGATACGTTAGCCCCGGGTCGAACCCTCCGAGGTATCGCAATACTGGAACTTCGTTCAACTCGATTGCATCGTATTCGCTTGATGGGATTTCCGTCCAAGCGTCTCCTACCTCATCCTGATACTCCAACTTCACAACAGTCGCAGGGTGATAGCCGTGCACTTTCGTTGTGCGTCCCGTGCCTGCGAACTGGAACCGGATGTTGCCGATGCTGCTGATGGTGGTCTCTTTCCCGATAGGCTGCTCGCAGTAGTCTTCAACCACCGAAGAGGCAAGCTCTATCCAGCGGGTAACATCGCCGTCAAGCGCGTTATCCGCAAGCGATAGGTGTTCTTTTGCTTTAGTCAGGAAGAGAAGGTTTTGCATGATCTTGCGGCTCGATAGGTTTCCTTGCTCGGATAGCCTACGGGGTCAGCCCGCCAGCCCCAACCGGCGGGTCTGACCCTTTCGGCGTTTGTCATTTGGACGGTGCTGCTTTCTTTGCTTCGGTCGAGATGACCTCGGCAATCGCAACGCCGTCTTTGTCTTTCTCCGTGTACTTCTTTAGCTCATCTTCTCGTATCTGGAGAGTGGCTCCGGGGTTGGCTCCAAAGTGAGCTTTCAAGAGCTTCACGTCAACCATCTTAACGATTTCTTGGTCTGCCATGTTGGTGCTGTGTTTAAGGTTTAACAGGTGGGGAACGGCCTCCCAAAGAAAGCCGCTCCCACGGTTCATGCTTAGGTCGTGGAGGTCTTAAGTACTCCGAACACGCCCGGCGCTGGGAACGCTTGGCCGAACGCTTGCGTGATCTCCAACGCGCTACGACGAACGCCACTTAGTGCCGTGCCGTTGTAGCTCTCTTTGAATATCTCGATGCCAAGCCCTTCACGCTCTCCCCAATAGGCGTGCTTGGAGAAGTCTCCAAACAGCGCGGATGCCGTAGTCACCGCATCCGTTGGGAAGCAGCTATCAGGGACAACGATACAGCGCTTGCCCATTGGAGTGATGAACGTGTTCGGTCCAATCACACCAAGAGCGTTGCCGATTGCCGGCGGCTGTTGCAGGTTCCAAATCGGGCGGTTGTCTCCATCAATCTCGGTTGCTAAGTACCCGAAGGTGGATTGCGGGAAGATGAAGATTCCGTTTGCAGTAGATGCCATGTTCACAGAGAACAGAAGCCGCTTAAGGTCAACCCAAGAAACAAGGGCGCGGGTGGTCTTACCGCTGTTGGATGCGCCACCCTGATAGGCCGTGTTTGTCCCCGACGTGTTAATGATCCCCGTATGGTTTGCACCCGTACCGGACCCCTTGAAGAACTGCTCGTCTCGGAGTTGCGCCATTGCGCGGCCAAGCTCTTCGGTCATAAACCGGATGAACGCTGGCTTTGCATCGCGTAGCAGTTCGCGAGTAACCAAGAACGCAGCCGCTCCAGTCTTTGCCACCATTGCGGTCTGAGCGAAGAAGCTGGTGGAGTCAATCGGCGTAGGAGCCGCTTCCTCTCCAACCATCGCGGCGGTCGTGGAGCCGCCACGGTTCAGATACTCCGTCTTGGCCGTCATCGGATAGTTCCGTGCGATAGAAGGGACGTACCCGTATTGCTCAGCCGT from Chlorobiota bacterium harbors:
- a CDS encoding phage major capsid protein yields the protein MGKENFELPAEAQALLDEAVKSHIEKSVGTYLPDAFTKAADKFRDMVEAGEQSGATPAKMLGLWQEEEERNVRNIGRSTSIYRSQADYKRAVANAKFLGEYLTALHDKSVDAIETVRKAHPDQFPETVRANFNESSSGQGVEIVPANWSSEIIQTAEQYGYVPSIARNYPMTAKTEYLNRGGSTTAAMVGEEAAPTPIDSTSFFAQTAMVAKTGAAAFLVTRELLRDAKPAFIRFMTEELGRAMAQLRDEQFFKGSGTGANHTGIINTSGTNTAYQGGASNSGKTTRALVSWVDLKRLLFSVNMASTANGIFIFPQSTFGYLATEIDGDNRPIWNLQQPPAIGNALGVIGPNTFITPMGKRCIVVPDSCFPTDAVTTASALFGDFSKHAYWGEREGLGIEIFKESYNGTALSGVRRSALEITQAFGQAFPAPGVFGVLKTSTT